The Deltaproteobacteria bacterium genome window below encodes:
- a CDS encoding DUF4149 domain-containing protein, with the protein MLNALRFIFLMSIVTWVGMIIFYTLFVTPSIFKSLPRELAGDVVSHIFPKYWGIGYVAAILSLASLIAMSFIEKVFPMARVLILALMTALTFYSGLVVAQEAQTIKAQMKVVEDPQRLEELRSEFRGVHRTSFALNLVVMVAGIVLVFLVSRNLRL; encoded by the coding sequence ATGCTTAACGCGCTCAGGTTCATCTTCCTCATGAGCATCGTGACATGGGTGGGGATGATAATCTTTTATACACTCTTCGTAACCCCGAGCATATTCAAGTCCCTACCGAGGGAGCTCGCGGGGGATGTGGTCTCTCACATATTCCCCAAATACTGGGGCATAGGCTATGTCGCGGCCATACTCTCGCTTGCCTCGCTCATCGCCATGTCATTTATCGAGAAGGTCTTTCCCATGGCCAGGGTTCTTATCCTGGCGCTTATGACCGCGCTCACCTTTTATTCGGGGCTCGTGGTGGCCCAGGAGGCGCAGACCATAAAGGCCCAGATGAAAGTAGTGGAGGACCCGCAGAGGCTCGAAGAGCTACGGAGCGAGTTCAGGGGCGTCCACAGGACGAGCTTCGCCCTGAACCTGGTGGTCATGGTCGCCGGAATCGTCCTGGTATTTCTCGTCTCGAGGAATCTCAGATTATAA
- a CDS encoding acetate--CoA ligase family protein, translating to MAGRAAIEKIVKEALSLGRRALIEPEAKAVISLASIPVPRHRVVKDMAGAIEAASGIGYPVALKLVSPDILHKSDIGGVALGIKDAGELEASWSRMILGAADEAPASIIEGFLIEEMAGKGTEVIVGGIRDAQFGPAVMFGLGGVAVELLKDVSFRLAPVSREEAFEMISEVKSFPLLTGFRGGSHKDLDAITDVIMKVGRIMDEVSAIKELEINPLVVYERGALALDARALLV from the coding sequence ATGGCCGGGAGGGCCGCGATAGAGAAGATAGTAAAAGAGGCCTTGAGCCTGGGGAGAAGGGCGCTCATCGAGCCTGAGGCAAAGGCTGTCATAAGCCTCGCATCCATCCCGGTCCCCAGGCACAGGGTGGTGAAGGACATGGCCGGTGCTATCGAGGCCGCTTCCGGGATAGGCTATCCGGTCGCGCTTAAGCTGGTCTCGCCGGACATATTGCATAAGAGCGACATAGGCGGGGTAGCCCTGGGCATAAAAGATGCCGGGGAGCTTGAGGCGAGCTGGTCGCGGATGATACTCGGCGCGGCGGATGAGGCCCCGGCCTCTATTATAGAGGGCTTTCTAATCGAGGAGATGGCGGGCAAGGGGACAGAGGTCATAGTCGGCGGTATAAGGGATGCGCAGTTCGGCCCTGCCGTGATGTTCGGCCTCGGAGGGGTGGCAGTAGAGCTTCTTAAGGACGTCTCCTTCAGGCTCGCCCCGGTTTCGAGGGAGGAGGCTTTTGAGATGATATCCGAGGTAAAGAGCTTTCCGCTCCTTACGGGCTTCAGGGGCGGAAGCCACAAGGACCTGGACGCCATAACCGACGTTATAATGAAGGTCGGGAGGATAATGGACGAGGTGAGCGCCATAAAAGAGCTTGAGATAAACCCACTTGTGGTGTATGAGAGAGGGGCCCTGGCATTGGATGCCAGGGCATTGCTGGTATAA
- a CDS encoding stage II sporulation protein M has product MELNATLAKSLGAAGKLRNLIIFYAAVHVIFLFFGQWMVAQGYPGVIELREEQLKEIQELPYLKPLTGALAENLPLKILYTFSFNLVFGAFFSTTLTGLVFFFPYVVAVWRSFIIGILIAGMDVSATMLLVFYGTFVLEFGAYCLSSSVGTDLGLSLIWPDRKGAASRKEALLNAGRNGARLYVLVIIILFIAAIWEMALLHYMGPITGPAAS; this is encoded by the coding sequence ATGGAATTAAACGCGACACTGGCGAAATCACTCGGGGCGGCCGGGAAGCTCAGGAACCTCATAATATTCTACGCCGCCGTCCATGTGATATTCCTCTTCTTCGGACAATGGATGGTGGCACAGGGATACCCGGGCGTAATCGAGCTCCGGGAAGAGCAGTTGAAGGAGATACAGGAGCTCCCGTATCTGAAGCCGCTTACGGGAGCGCTCGCTGAGAACCTCCCGCTCAAGATCCTCTACACTTTCTCTTTCAACCTGGTATTTGGGGCATTTTTCAGCACTACCCTTACGGGCCTCGTATTCTTTTTCCCTTACGTCGTCGCCGTCTGGAGGAGCTTCATAATAGGGATACTCATAGCCGGAATGGACGTGAGCGCTACGATGCTCCTTGTATTCTACGGCACCTTTGTCCTCGAATTCGGGGCATACTGCCTCTCATCCTCGGTCGGGACCGACCTGGGCCTATCCCTCATCTGGCCTGACCGCAAGGGGGCGGCATCAAGGAAAGAGGCGCTCCTCAATGCCGGGAGGAACGGGGCTAGGCTGTATGTGCTTGTAATCATTATTCTTTTCATAGCCGCCATATGGGAGATGGCCCTTCTGCATTACATGGGGCCGATAACGGGCCCTGCCGCCTCCTGA
- a CDS encoding YggS family pyridoxal phosphate-dependent enzyme has translation MAGNNISENILNIYDRIRRAARKAGRDPGEITVVAVTKMVEPRKVKEAVSAGIRVFGENYVQEAQEKIGKVKDKKITWHFIGHLQKNKAKLAVELFDMIESVDSVELAKELDKRAAGPLDIMIEVNIAREKTKGGVSPDEAVRLAKAVSGMANLRLKGLMTIPPFFEDPEMSRPYFAMLRRLAERINKEKFPGVFIKELSMGMSNDFEVAIEEGATMVRIGTAIFGSRETQVKKAAKSA, from the coding sequence ATGGCTGGAAACAATATTTCTGAGAATATCCTCAATATTTACGACCGAATAAGGAGGGCGGCACGGAAAGCCGGCCGCGATCCCGGCGAGATAACTGTCGTGGCTGTCACCAAGATGGTGGAACCCAGAAAGGTCAAGGAGGCCGTTTCGGCGGGCATCCGGGTCTTTGGCGAGAATTATGTGCAGGAGGCCCAGGAGAAGATCGGCAAAGTCAAGGACAAGAAGATAACATGGCACTTCATAGGCCATCTTCAGAAGAACAAGGCGAAGCTGGCAGTAGAGCTCTTTGATATGATCGAGAGCGTGGACTCGGTCGAGCTAGCAAAGGAGCTCGATAAGAGGGCTGCCGGGCCGCTCGATATCATGATAGAGGTGAATATCGCGAGGGAGAAGACCAAGGGCGGGGTAAGCCCGGACGAGGCCGTAAGGCTCGCAAAGGCCGTATCCGGGATGGCGAACCTCCGGCTCAAGGGCCTGATGACCATACCCCCGTTCTTTGAGGACCCCGAGATGTCGAGGCCTTACTTCGCCATGCTCCGGCGCCTTGCCGAGCGCATAAACAAAGAGAAATTCCCCGGCGTTTTCATTAAGGAACTCTCGATGGGCATGTCCAACGACTTCGAGGTGGCCATAGAAGAGGGCGCCACCATGGTCCGGATCGGGACCGCCATATTCGGCAGCAGGGAAACTCAAGTTAAAAAGGCCGCCAAGTCCGCCTGA
- a CDS encoding dodecin family protein: MDKIYKKIEIVGISSKSFEDAVSTAIEKASKTLHGLAWFEVVEQHGRIAEGKIAEFQAVVKVAFKLDQ; the protein is encoded by the coding sequence ATGGACAAGATCTATAAAAAGATAGAGATAGTCGGCATCTCGTCCAAAAGCTTCGAGGACGCAGTTTCGACCGCTATAGAGAAGGCCTCCAAGACCCTTCACGGGCTTGCGTGGTTCGAGGTCGTCGAGCAGCACGGCAGGATCGCGGAAGGCAAGATAGCCGAGTTCCAGGCTGTCGTAAAAGTAGCCTTTAAGCTCGACCAGTAG
- a CDS encoding 16S rRNA (uracil(1498)-N(3))-methyltransferase — translation MFSGLGEIRVERALLPGDTFTLDPENTGRLLSWQPRPGEAFTLIDGRGELVRGRLLSLSGGVAELIVFEEIGAVEPGPAVLLLQALPERERLETIIQKTTELGVTAILPFKSERSISIEELDSRQKRSHNWQKVAIKAAKQSRRWDIPNVLPYAAFREALHETAATELKVMLWESPGLKGLKDFLRENEKPIGSVSLLVGPEGGFTEEEAAAAREEGFAQASLGSRVLRTETAAIFGVGLLRYELGG, via the coding sequence GTGTTTTCCGGCCTCGGAGAGATTAGAGTCGAGAGGGCCCTCCTGCCCGGAGATACATTTACTCTCGACCCCGAAAATACAGGCAGGCTCCTTTCTTGGCAGCCCAGGCCCGGCGAGGCGTTCACGCTCATAGACGGACGAGGCGAGCTTGTCCGCGGAAGGCTCCTGTCATTATCCGGCGGGGTGGCCGAGCTTATCGTCTTCGAGGAGATTGGGGCGGTCGAGCCCGGCCCGGCGGTTCTTCTTCTTCAGGCACTGCCCGAGAGGGAGCGGCTGGAGACCATAATCCAGAAGACGACCGAGCTCGGGGTTACCGCAATACTCCCTTTCAAATCCGAAAGGTCGATATCCATCGAGGAGCTCGACTCAAGGCAGAAGAGGTCGCATAACTGGCAGAAGGTGGCCATCAAGGCCGCGAAGCAGTCAAGGAGATGGGACATACCGAATGTCCTTCCTTACGCGGCTTTCAGGGAAGCGCTGCACGAGACCGCAGCTACGGAGCTTAAAGTAATGCTCTGGGAAAGTCCCGGCCTGAAAGGCCTGAAAGATTTCTTAAGGGAGAATGAGAAGCCAATCGGGAGTGTTTCGCTACTCGTCGGGCCTGAAGGCGGCTTTACGGAAGAAGAGGCTGCGGCGGCAAGGGAAGAGGGTTTCGCGCAGGCAAGCCTTGGAAGCAGGGTCTTACGGACCGAGACCGCAGCGATCTTCGGAGTCGGGCTGCTCCGATACGAGCTCGGGGGGTAA
- a CDS encoding CoA-binding protein yields the protein MPNGGDISFFFNPGSVAVVGASPEPGKISNIILRSLIGAGYGRRIIPVNPGQASVMGLECLPSLEESSEVIDLAVFAIPAAAVPDALKRAEGKVRGAIIVSGGFGEAGETGKVLEKEVLEIARKTGVRVIGPNCLGIYDAVSKVDTFFIPTDRAGRPGRGGLSILSQSGSFAATAMDELAAEGIGVARIVSYGNAIDVNESDCLEFLASDPETKAVVVYMESVADGRRFVEAASKCSSEKPVMAVKVGKFGAGAVAARSHTGAIAGRYEIYRAAFKKAGVAELNGYEEFQAACKAFGLQGRASGRRVMIITDGGGMGVGIADACHAIGLDAAPLPAALEKELKAVFPPYFSISNPLDLTGSATDESFALSVQKTMAGGHYDIAIVAALWGPPALTDRLPGMLVQKPGFSEKPIIICTPGGEYSRSRLRLFREAGLPVFTTPEGAVRAAAILARGK from the coding sequence ATGCCGAATGGCGGGGACATATCGTTCTTCTTCAACCCGGGCTCGGTTGCCGTGGTCGGCGCTTCGCCCGAGCCGGGGAAGATCTCGAATATCATACTCAGGAGCCTCATAGGCGCGGGCTACGGGCGAAGGATAATCCCCGTCAATCCCGGGCAGGCCTCTGTCATGGGGCTTGAGTGCCTGCCTTCCCTCGAAGAGTCGAGCGAGGTGATAGACCTTGCGGTCTTCGCCATACCGGCCGCTGCCGTCCCCGACGCATTAAAGCGCGCTGAAGGGAAAGTCCGGGGCGCGATAATCGTGAGCGGCGGCTTCGGGGAGGCCGGTGAAACTGGAAAGGTCCTCGAAAAGGAGGTCCTGGAGATAGCGCGTAAGACCGGGGTGCGCGTAATCGGGCCAAACTGCCTCGGCATCTACGACGCTGTTTCGAAGGTCGATACCTTCTTCATACCCACTGACAGGGCCGGAAGGCCGGGGAGGGGAGGGCTTTCCATACTCTCACAGAGCGGCTCGTTCGCCGCGACCGCCATGGACGAGCTTGCGGCAGAAGGCATCGGCGTTGCCAGAATAGTAAGCTACGGGAACGCTATTGACGTTAACGAGTCCGACTGCCTCGAGTTCCTGGCATCCGACCCGGAGACGAAGGCCGTAGTCGTATACATGGAATCCGTCGCCGACGGCAGGAGGTTTGTCGAGGCCGCCTCAAAGTGTTCCTCGGAAAAACCGGTCATGGCCGTCAAGGTCGGGAAGTTCGGCGCGGGCGCTGTCGCGGCCCGCTCCCACACCGGCGCGATCGCCGGGAGGTACGAGATATACAGGGCCGCCTTCAAAAAGGCGGGTGTAGCGGAGCTTAACGGCTACGAGGAATTCCAGGCCGCCTGCAAGGCATTCGGGCTTCAGGGGAGGGCTTCTGGCAGACGTGTAATGATAATAACCGACGGCGGCGGCATGGGCGTGGGCATCGCAGACGCCTGCCACGCGATCGGGCTCGATGCCGCGCCGCTTCCAGCAGCACTTGAAAAAGAGCTCAAGGCCGTTTTCCCGCCCTATTTTTCCATTTCCAATCCCCTTGACCTTACAGGGAGCGCAACAGACGAGTCCTTTGCCCTCTCGGTCCAGAAGACGATGGCGGGAGGGCATTACGACATCGCCATAGTAGCCGCGCTCTGGGGCCCGCCAGCCCTAACCGATAGACTACCTGGCATGCTGGTCCAGAAGCCGGGGTTTTCCGAAAAGCCCATTATCATCTGCACGCCGGGGGGGGAGTATTCGCGGTCGCGTCTCAGGCTATTCAGGGAAGCGGGCCTCCCGGTATTCACGACACCAGAGGGCGCGGTGCGCGCAGCGGCCATCCTCGCGAGGGGGAAATAG
- a CDS encoding M48 family metallopeptidase codes for MRTSIKKTILSILITAFIAAAAPFSGAYAGETADADIAMIAGVLSKIEAVMGFSPRVVLSADASGSAFVMPDGTVVLSAGLVSKTRTDDEMAFVIAHEASHILAGDQSPALSGIDSPLEREMEADKNALGIMERAGFDPGASVDILSRLSGRVDIKSRILAISRLLGLD; via the coding sequence ATGCGTACTTCCATCAAGAAAACTATTCTATCCATCCTCATTACGGCTTTCATCGCGGCGGCCGCGCCTTTTTCCGGGGCATATGCCGGAGAAACGGCTGACGCCGATATTGCAATGATAGCCGGCGTCCTCTCAAAAATAGAGGCTGTAATGGGATTTAGCCCCAGGGTAGTCCTAAGCGCTGACGCATCAGGGAGCGCCTTTGTCATGCCCGACGGAACTGTCGTTCTCTCGGCCGGGCTGGTCTCTAAAACCCGGACGGATGACGAGATGGCCTTCGTCATCGCGCACGAGGCCTCTCACATACTCGCGGGGGACCAGTCTCCTGCGCTCTCAGGCATTGACAGCCCCCTTGAGCGGGAGATGGAGGCTGACAAAAACGCTCTCGGCATTATGGAGCGGGCCGGATTCGATCCCGGCGCCTCGGTCGATATCCTGTCCAGGCTCTCCGGAAGGGTCGACATAAAATCCCGCATACTCGCCATATCAAGGCTCCTCGGCTTGGATTAG
- a CDS encoding cobyric acid synthase, translating to MANYAKNIMFQGTSSHVGKSVLTAALLRALKYRGFSVAPFKAQNMALNSAVAIDGGEIGRAQAFQAEAAGLKPSVHMNPVLLKPTGDSMSQVIIQGKAVGMMSAVEYHAFKKEALDYVLESYERLARDYDVIVIEGAGSPAEVNLRDNDIANMGIAGAIGSPVVLIGDIDRGGVFASLVGTLELLSMEERERIKGFIINKFRGDTGLLKPGLDFLEARTGKDVLGVVPSFSGLLIPDEDSVSLDERESSGGASGLKVAVVKLPRLSNFTDFDPFRGDPGIELSFISSPDEMDGAGLVIIPGTKSTIADLMWMKSRGFGPAIREHIEKGGMVAGICGGFQMLGTAVKDPHGVESGLGEAEGFGLVDAVTVLGREKKTFEVSAVARLMGGDYEVRGYEIHMGETIVKGTPFSRILDRNGRTCYFPDGAASPDGMVWGTYVHGIFDNDIFRQAVVSALSGGKGGPIVAGFESGRESALDSLASIFEENVQMEKILRIIGV from the coding sequence ATGGCAAACTACGCGAAAAATATAATGTTTCAGGGCACCTCCTCGCATGTGGGGAAAAGCGTCCTCACTGCTGCGCTCTTGAGGGCCTTGAAGTACAGGGGCTTCAGTGTCGCCCCTTTCAAGGCCCAGAACATGGCCCTGAATTCGGCGGTGGCCATTGACGGCGGCGAGATAGGGAGGGCGCAGGCATTCCAGGCCGAGGCAGCGGGCCTCAAGCCCTCAGTCCACATGAACCCCGTGCTCCTTAAGCCCACAGGGGATTCAATGTCCCAGGTCATTATCCAGGGGAAGGCCGTCGGCATGATGTCGGCAGTCGAGTACCATGCCTTCAAGAAAGAGGCGCTGGACTATGTGCTGGAGAGCTATGAAAGGCTTGCCCGTGATTACGATGTAATCGTCATCGAAGGGGCCGGGAGCCCGGCTGAGGTGAACCTCCGCGATAACGACATTGCCAACATGGGCATAGCCGGGGCAATCGGGAGCCCCGTCGTGCTCATCGGCGACATAGACAGGGGCGGGGTTTTTGCCTCGCTCGTCGGCACGCTAGAGCTCCTTTCGATGGAAGAAAGGGAGAGGATAAAGGGTTTCATAATAAATAAATTCAGGGGCGACACAGGCCTCCTTAAGCCGGGGCTCGATTTCCTCGAGGCAAGGACCGGGAAGGATGTTCTGGGGGTCGTGCCGAGCTTTTCGGGCCTCCTCATACCCGACGAGGATAGCGTCTCTCTTGACGAGAGGGAGTCTTCGGGGGGCGCTTCCGGATTGAAAGTGGCGGTCGTGAAGCTCCCGCGACTTTCGAACTTCACTGACTTCGACCCGTTCAGGGGGGATCCGGGCATAGAGCTCTCGTTCATAAGCTCTCCTGATGAAATGGACGGGGCAGGGCTCGTCATAATACCAGGCACAAAGAGCACGATAGCCGACCTCATGTGGATGAAATCGAGGGGCTTCGGCCCTGCAATAAGGGAGCACATCGAGAAAGGCGGCATGGTCGCGGGCATATGCGGGGGATTCCAGATGCTGGGGACCGCGGTAAAGGACCCGCACGGCGTTGAATCCGGCCTGGGAGAGGCCGAGGGCTTCGGCCTTGTAGACGCCGTGACCGTCCTCGGCAGGGAGAAGAAGACCTTCGAGGTATCGGCTGTGGCAAGGCTCATGGGAGGGGACTACGAGGTCAGGGGCTACGAGATACACATGGGCGAGACTATCGTAAAAGGCACCCCGTTCTCAAGGATACTCGACCGTAACGGCAGGACCTGCTATTTCCCGGACGGCGCGGCCTCTCCCGACGGCATGGTATGGGGTACCTATGTCCACGGCATATTCGATAACGACATCTTCAGGCAGGCGGTCGTATCAGCGCTCTCCGGCGGAAAGGGCGGGCCGATTGTGGCGGGTTTCGAGTCCGGGCGCGAGAGCGCGCTTGATTCACTGGCCTCGATATTCGAGGAGAACGTTCAAATGGAAAAGATCCTTCGGATAATCGGGGTATGA
- the cbiB gene encoding adenosylcobinamide-phosphate synthase CbiB: MVPLSALAFLTALILDFVIGDPERAPHPVRWIGRLAAFLEAAIRKALPKSAGWEKLGGALLWIFVVVGIYASAALVLLFSSLYSTTFSFVLSVFFIWAGLSMKSLGDEALAVVRALGHGLEYGRRRLSRIVGRDTGNLKEEEVLKAAVETVAENTSDGVIAPLFFLALGGPALMMAYKAVNTLDSMVGYRNERYRHFGWFSARMDDAANFIPARASGALIVTASFILGYNCMKSAAILARDGRNHPSPNSGVPEAAMAGALGLRLGGGSFYGGVFSEKPWIGDPEKGFDPGTVISSVKIMRTAGLMMAGIVIAIMLLFK, from the coding sequence ATTGTGCCCCTTTCCGCGCTCGCGTTCCTTACGGCGCTCATCCTCGACTTTGTGATAGGAGACCCTGAGAGGGCGCCCCACCCGGTCAGGTGGATCGGGAGGCTTGCGGCCTTTCTTGAGGCCGCAATACGGAAGGCCCTGCCAAAGAGCGCCGGATGGGAAAAGCTCGGTGGAGCGCTCCTATGGATTTTCGTCGTCGTCGGCATTTACGCGTCGGCCGCCCTTGTCCTCCTTTTTTCAAGCCTCTATTCGACCACGTTCTCTTTTGTGCTCTCGGTCTTTTTCATATGGGCCGGGCTTTCCATGAAATCTCTCGGGGACGAGGCCCTGGCGGTCGTAAGAGCGCTCGGGCATGGGCTGGAGTATGGGAGAAGACGGCTGAGCCGCATAGTCGGGAGGGATACCGGCAATCTCAAGGAGGAAGAGGTGCTTAAGGCCGCTGTCGAGACAGTTGCAGAGAACACCTCGGACGGAGTCATAGCGCCGCTTTTTTTCCTGGCTCTCGGCGGCCCGGCGCTAATGATGGCGTACAAGGCCGTAAACACGCTCGATTCGATGGTGGGCTACCGGAACGAAAGGTACAGGCACTTCGGCTGGTTTTCGGCGAGGATGGACGACGCGGCCAATTTCATACCCGCGAGGGCCTCGGGCGCGCTCATCGTCACAGCCTCTTTTATTTTAGGATATAATTGTATGAAGTCCGCGGCCATACTGGCGAGAGACGGGCGGAACCATCCGAGTCCCAACTCCGGGGTCCCGGAGGCCGCAATGGCAGGCGCTCTGGGCCTTAGGCTCGGCGGAGGGTCGTTCTACGGCGGCGTATTTTCGGAGAAGCCCTGGATAGGCGACCCGGAGAAGGGCTTTGATCCCGGGACGGTAATATCTTCGGTAAAGATAATGAGGACCGCCGGTCTTATGATGGCCGGGATTGTAATTGCAATAATGCTCCTTTTCAAATAA
- the cobD gene encoding threonine-phosphate decarboxylase CobD, with the protein MVKDIHGGDIWKAAKQVSKPLEGIIDFSASINPLGPPASAIKAIEEGLRFIPPYPDPSASALKEALAFHHGISADSILPANGSTELIYMIPRLMRPGRALIMEPAFSEYKKALALAGWEAESFVLDKNDGFRLDLKKLGKRLSKGFGLVFMANPANPTGVLYSEEETLAFLKLARLSGALAVLDEAFIDFSGGSVMREAIRAGNAIVLRSMTKFHALAGLRLGYAAADRRLLSRLERLKPPWSVNTLSSIAGAACLADAQYRKRTAKWLSTERDALSEGIASVKGLTPFPSSANYLMVRISKPRLDARALASRLLQDGILIRDLSAFTGLGPEFFRVAVLGRDSNRLLVDSLREALGKTGAKERGKRKRGERTA; encoded by the coding sequence TTGGTCAAGGACATACACGGGGGAGACATCTGGAAGGCGGCTAAACAAGTCTCGAAGCCGCTTGAGGGGATAATCGATTTCAGCGCGAGCATAAACCCGCTGGGCCCGCCAGCTTCGGCAATAAAGGCGATAGAGGAAGGGCTCAGGTTCATACCCCCGTACCCCGACCCTTCTGCGAGCGCCCTCAAGGAGGCGCTCGCATTTCATCACGGCATATCCGCGGACAGCATCCTTCCGGCGAACGGCTCGACAGAGCTTATCTATATGATCCCCAGGCTCATGAGGCCCGGCAGGGCGCTCATCATGGAGCCCGCCTTCAGCGAATACAAAAAGGCCCTTGCCCTTGCGGGATGGGAGGCCGAGAGCTTTGTCCTGGATAAAAACGACGGTTTCAGGCTCGACCTTAAAAAGCTCGGGAAAAGGCTCTCAAAGGGCTTCGGCCTCGTCTTCATGGCAAACCCCGCAAACCCGACCGGCGTACTCTATTCCGAAGAGGAGACGCTCGCGTTCTTAAAACTCGCTCGCTTAAGCGGCGCACTGGCGGTGCTTGACGAGGCCTTCATAGACTTCTCAGGCGGTAGTGTCATGCGGGAGGCAATAAGGGCGGGCAACGCTATAGTGCTCCGTTCCATGACCAAATTCCACGCGCTTGCGGGCCTGAGGCTCGGGTACGCGGCGGCTGACAGGAGGCTTCTTTCAAGGCTCGAAAGGCTTAAGCCGCCGTGGTCCGTTAATACGCTCTCGTCCATTGCAGGGGCCGCCTGCCTTGCGGACGCTCAGTACAGGAAGCGGACGGCAAAATGGCTTTCAACGGAGAGGGACGCGCTATCGGAAGGCATAGCATCAGTAAAGGGGCTTACGCCTTTTCCGTCGTCGGCGAATTACCTGATGGTAAGGATATCTAAGCCGCGCCTCGATGCCAGGGCGCTCGCTTCCAGGCTTCTTCAAGACGGGATACTCATACGCGACCTGAGCGCCTTTACCGGGCTCGGCCCGGAGTTCTTCAGGGTGGCTGTGCTCGGAAGGGATAGTAACCGCCTCCTTGTCGATTCACTGAGAGAGGCGCTCGGAAAGACCGGGGCGAAGGAGAGAGGAAAAAGAAAGAGGGGCGAGCGGACCGCGTGA
- a CDS encoding response regulator — translation MADPDAARCLKLATMVKRLDYNVFLASNGPDLVRMTSGIIPNAVLLDLDMPPISGQPCIDALRSNRSLSMIRIITTSDVGRTSDLVASLSKGAAGYVARPVSPTELYRTIQKLVEPRPRNFLRIRVLFKATVVTGSTGRATFATALSEQGVFIRTLKPFAEGAKVKISLELPTPKPLVLDGEVLYAVKEMPDGLSEPGMGIRFIGLDPNIQAGLRKFIEDQVIGEGGEGLL, via the coding sequence GTGGCTGATCCTGACGCGGCAAGGTGCCTAAAGCTCGCCACGATGGTAAAGAGGCTCGACTACAACGTCTTCCTTGCCTCGAACGGCCCTGATCTCGTACGGATGACCTCCGGCATAATACCAAACGCCGTGCTCCTTGATTTAGACATGCCGCCGATATCCGGGCAGCCCTGCATAGACGCCCTCAGGTCGAACAGGAGCTTAAGCATGATCAGGATAATAACGACATCGGACGTGGGGCGCACAAGCGACCTCGTGGCCTCGCTTTCAAAGGGCGCCGCAGGGTATGTCGCAAGGCCGGTAAGCCCGACCGAGCTTTACAGGACGATACAGAAGCTTGTCGAGCCCCGGCCGAGAAACTTCCTCAGGATACGGGTCCTTTTCAAGGCGACCGTCGTAACCGGCTCGACCGGCCGCGCAACCTTCGCGACAGCCCTTTCGGAGCAGGGCGTCTTCATAAGGACGCTTAAGCCTTTTGCCGAGGGCGCGAAGGTCAAGATCTCTCTGGAGCTGCCTACGCCCAAGCCTCTTGTGCTCGACGGAGAGGTGCTCTATGCGGTTAAGGAGATGCCGGACGGCCTCTCCGAGCCCGGCATGGGCATAAGGTTTATCGGCCTTGATCCCAACATCCAGGCCGGCCTCAGGAAGTTCATAGAGGACCAGGTCATAGGGGAGGGCGGAGAGGGATTATTATGA
- the queF gene encoding preQ(1) synthase, translated as MTEKKYGAKAIEEAKLEAWDNTSPDRDYTIEISYSEFTCVCPRSGYPDFATIRVSYVPDTKVVELKSLKLYLNAFRDRAISHEAATNLIFDDLKKLLSPRKLDVVADFNVRGNVKTVIKVSL; from the coding sequence ATGACCGAAAAGAAATACGGCGCAAAGGCCATAGAGGAAGCGAAGCTCGAAGCCTGGGACAACACGAGCCCGGACAGGGACTATACGATAGAGATAAGCTACTCCGAGTTCACCTGCGTGTGCCCGCGCTCGGGATACCCGGACTTCGCAACGATACGCGTCTCCTATGTGCCTGACACGAAGGTCGTGGAGCTTAAGTCGCTCAAGCTCTACCTCAACGCCTTCCGCGACAGGGCCATCTCACACGAGGCCGCAACCAACCTCATCTTCGACGACCTGAAAAAACTACTCTCGCCGAGGAAGCTCGACGTTGTTGCGGACTTCAATGTGCGCGGGAATGTGAAAACTGTCATTAAAGTGAGCCTTTAA